A single Pogoniulus pusillus isolate bPogPus1 chromosome 27, bPogPus1.pri, whole genome shotgun sequence DNA region contains:
- the TUBD1 gene encoding LOW QUALITY PROTEIN: tubulin delta chain (The sequence of the model RefSeq protein was modified relative to this genomic sequence to represent the inferred CDS: inserted 8 bases in 6 codons; deleted 4 bases in 3 codons), with product MSIVTVQLGQCGNQIGHEVFSAVCRDVHGTHGXCSKKENESYHDACKERFFCQEDSEVPVARAVLVDMEPKVVSQTLSVAARSGSWKYNDRSHFCQKQGSGNNWANGYSVHGPKHKEAIMNWCKKEAEKCDRLGGFFTIMSMAGGTGSALXSIITQCLRDAFPNSFIQNHVIWPYGTVIVQNYNSVLTLSHLYQSSDXLLVHENDVIHKICAQLMNIKQISFRDVNQVIAHQLGSVFQPTYTEGGSDYSRNPLGDLMEALVPHPEFKLLGLRNIPQMPENFLAYSTFXWPGLIKHLRQMLIANAKMEEDIDWQVRPPHXGSSSRSTNKPLHFNTSNATWLAYEXKDTHSVDLGSFRDPSLYTSWLTPQDAFNAWRTPRAFNKYEKSASLVSNSQFLLKPLDSVVGKAWNMFASKAYFTQYTKFGIEEEDFLDSFAALEQVISSYTIL from the exons ATGTCAATAGTCACAGTCCAGCTTGGTCAGTGTGGTAATCAAATTGGCCATGAGGTGttcagtgctgtctgcagagaTGTTCATGGCACACATG TGTGTTCCAAGAAGGAGAATGAATCTTACCATGATGCTTGCAAGGAACgttttttctgccaggaagACTCAGAAG TACCTGTAGCCCGAGCTGTGCTTGTTGACATGGAACCTAAAGTCgtcagccaaaccttatcaGTAGCTGCCAGGTCTGGCAGCTGGAAATACAATGATCGTTCACACTTCTGCCAGAAGCAAGGATCTGGGAACAACTGGGCAAATGG TTACTCTGTTCATGGGCCTAAACACAAAGAAGCAATCATGAAT TGGTGCaaaaaagaagcagagaaatgTGATCGACTG GGTGGATTCTTCACAATAATGAGCATGGCTGGTGGCACAGGATCGGCTTT GAGCATTATCACCCAGTGTTTAAGAGATGCTTTTCCAAACTCATTTATACAAAACCACGTTATCTGGCCCTATGGCACT GTCATTGTTCAAAACTACAACTCTGTTTTGACTTTGTCACATCTGTACCAGTCATCAG GCCTTCTTGTTCATGAAAATGATGTCATCCACAAGATCTGTGCTCAGCTGATGAATATTAAACAGATCTCCTTCAGGGATGTGAATCAAGTCATTGCACATCAGCTGGGGAGTGTTTTCCAGCCCACTTACACAGAGGGTGGCTCAGACTACAGCAGAAACCCCTTAG GAGACTTAATGGAGGCATTAGTTCCCCATCCTGAATTCAAGTTGTTGGGTCTTCGGAACATACCTCAGATGCCTGAAAACTTCCTCGCTTACAGCACGT AGTGGCCTGGACTCATCAAACATTTA AGGCAGATGCTGATTGCTAATGCTAAAATGGAGGAAG ATATTGACTGGCAAGTACGACCACCAC TAGGCTCCTCCAGCCGTTCCACAAACAAGCCGCTGCATTTCAACACTTCCAATGCCACCTGGTTAGCCTACGA AAAAGATACACACAGTGTAGACTTGG GGAGTTTCCGAGATCCCTCATTATACACATCATGGCTAACCCCTCAGGATGCTTTTAATGCATGGAGAACACCAAGAGCATTTAACAAGTATGAAAAGTCTGCTTCTTTGGTCAGTAACAGTCAGTTCCTGTTGAAACCTCTTGACAGCGTTGTAGGAAAAGCCTGGAATATGTTTGCTTCCAA AGCCTATTTCACCCAGTACACTAAATTCGGCATCGAAGAGGAAGACTTCCTGGACAGCTTCGCAGCTCTGGAACAAGTCATCTCCAGTTATACCATCCTTTGA
- the RPS6KB1 gene encoding ribosomal protein S6 kinase beta-1, whose protein sequence is MRVRTRELEEGGQLSESMDHGGVGQYDLGMEHCEKFEISETSVNRGPEKIRPECFELLRVLGKGGYGKVFQVRKVTGANTGKIFAMKVLKKAMIVRNAKDTAHTKAERNILEEVKHPFIVDLIYAFQTGGKLYLILEYLSGGELFMQLEREGIFMEDTACFYLAEISMALGHLHQKGIIYRDLKPENIMLNHQGHVKLTDFGLCKESIHDGTVTHTFCGTIEYMAPEILMRSGHNRAVDWWSLGALMYDMLTGAPPFTGENRKKTIDKILKCKLNLPPYLTQEARDLLKKLLKRNAASRLGAGPGDAGEVQAHPFFRHINWDELLARKVEPPFKPLLQSEEDVSQFDSKFTRQTPVDSPDDSTLSESANQVFLGFTYVAPSVLESVKEKFSFEPKIRSPRRFIGSPRTPVSPVKFSPGEFWGRGPSASASNTQPPVEYPMETSGIEQMDVTVCGEASAPLPIRQPNSGPYKKQAFPMISKRPEHLRMNL, encoded by the exons ATGCGGGTTCGGacgagggagctggaggagggg GGTCAATTAAGTGAGAGCATGGACCATGGAGGAGTTGGCCAATATGACCT TGGCATGGAACATTGTGAAAAATTTGAGATTTCAGAGACTAGTGTAAACAGAGGTCCAGAAAAGATCCGCCCAGAGTGCTTTGAGTTACTGCGTGTACTTGGCAAAGGTGGCTATGGCAAG GTGTTTCAAGTACGAAAAGTAACTGGAGCAAACACTGGGAAAATATTTGCCATGAAAGTTCTTAAAAAG GCAATGATTGTAAGGAATGCAAAGGATACAGCTCACACAAAAGCAGAGCGGAATATACTGGAGGAAGTGAAACATCCCTTCATTGTAGACTTAATTTATGCCTTTCAGACTGGTGGAAAACTCTACCTCATCCTTGAGTATCTCAGTG GAGGAGAACTATTTATgcagttagagagagaagggataTTTATGGAAGACACAGCTTG CTTTTACTTGGCAGAAATCTCAATGGCACTGGGACACTTGCATCAAAAAGGAATCATCTACCGTGATCTGAAGCCAGAAAATATCATGCTTAATCATCAAG GTCATGTAAAACTGACTGACTTCGGATTATGTAAAGAATCTATTCACGATggaacagtcacacacacatTCTGTGGAACAATTGAATACAT ggCCCCTGAAATCTTGATGAGGAGTGGGCATAATCGTGCTGTGGACTGGTGGAGTTTGGGGGCATTAATGTATGACATGCTGACTGGAGCA CCTCCTTTCACTGGggagaacagaaagaaaacaattgaCAAGATTCTCAAGTGTAAACTCAACTTGCCTCCCTACCTCACACAAGAAGCCAGAGATCTGCTTAAAAAG CTGCTAAAAAGAAATGCTGCCTCACGTCTAGGAGCTGGtcctggagatgctggagaagttCAG GCTCACCCGTTCTTCAGACACATTAACTGGGATGAGCTGTTGGCACGAAAGGTGGAACCTCCTTTTAAACCCTTATTG CAATCTGAAGAGGATGTGAGCCAGTTTGATTCAAAGTTTACACGTCAGACACCTGTTGATAGCCCAGATGACTCTACTCTCAGTGAAAGTGCCAACCAGGTCTTTCTG GGTTTTACGTACGTGGCTCCATCTGTACTTGAAAGCGTAAAAGAGAAATTTTCTTTTGAACCAAAAATTCGATCACCTCGCAGATTCATAGGTAGCCCTAGGACACCAGTCAG CCCTGTAAAGTTTTCCCCTGGGGAGTTCTGGGGAAGAGGTCCTTCTGCCAGCGCATCAAACACTCAGCCACCTGTGGAATATCCAATGGAGACAAGTGGAATAGAACAAATGGATGTGACAGTGTGTGGAGAGGCCTCAGCACCGCTTCCAATCCGGCAACCAAACTCTGGGCCATACAAAAAACAAGCTTTCCCCATGATTTCCAAACGACCAGAGCACTTGCGCATGAATCTATGA
- the RNFT1 gene encoding E3 ubiquitin-protein ligase RNFT1: MQANCSHLHSIPGSDDSSQSTHAARLSGDTSCHHSGDVHIQLNSATGEARDHASSQHSRQGPQSRSHGHAHREAGGLDDSTPDSEEHGGSSLSELRYLLQWLHKSLPYILILCVKLVMQHIIGISLGIGLLTTYMYANKSIVNQVFLRERCSKLQCAWLLVYLTGSSLLLYYTFHSQSLYYSLIFLKPTVDFMDLWEVLWIVGITDFILKFLFMGFKCFILLVPSFMMSFKSKGYWYMLLEELCQYYRMFVPIPVWFRYLIGKGELDSVLGWTLGILLGLLYLILKILSFFGQLRSFRQVLRIFCTRPHYGVTASKRQCSESDDICSICQAEFQKPILLICQHTFCEECISLWFNREKTCPLCKTVISDHVNKWKDGATSMHLQIF, translated from the exons ATGCAAGCAAACTGCAGTCACCTCCACAGCATCCCAGGGAGTGATGACTCTTCTCAGAGCACCCATGCAGCGAGGCTGTCAGGAGACACCTCATGCCACCACAGCGGAGATGTCCACATCCAGCTGAACTCTGCCACAGGAGAAGCCAGAGACCATGCGAGCTCCCAGCACTCACGGCAGGGCCCCCAAAGTCGCTCCCATGGACATGCCCACAGAGAAGCAGGGGGGCTGGATGACTCCACTCCAGACTCAGAGGAACACGGTGGCAGCTCCCTCTCAGAGCTCAGATACCTCCTGCAGTGGCTGCACAAAAGCCTGCCCTATATCTTGATTCTCTGTGTCAAACTGGTCATGCAGCATATAATTG GCATTTCTCTTGGAATTGGGCTGCTAACAACTTATATGTATGCAAACAAAAGCATAGTAAATCAGGTTTTTCTAAGA GAACGGTGCTCCAAGTTGCAGTGTGCTTGGTTACTGGTGTACCTAACTGGATCATCACTCCTCTTGTATTACACTTTCCATTCTCAGTCACTCTATTACAG CTTAATCTTCTTAAAGCCTACTGTGGATTTTATGGACTTGTGGGAGGTACTTTGGATTGTGGGAATCACAGACTTTATTCTGAAATTCCTCTTCATGGGCTTCAAGTGCTTTATTCTCTTGGTGCCTTCTTTTATGATGTCCTTTAAATCAAAG GGCTACTGGTACATGCTGTTAGAAGAACTCTGCCAGTATTACCGTATGTTTGTCCCCATACCAGTTTGGTTCCGTTATCTTATTGGCAAAGGGGAGCTGGACAGTGTACTAGGATGGACTCTTGGGATACTGCTGGGCCTTCTCTACCTCATCCTGAAA ATTTTGAGCTTTTTTGGACAACTGAGAAGCTTCAGACAGGTCTTACGGATATTTTGTACGCGACCA CACTATGGGGTGACAGCTAGCAAGAGACAGTGTTCTGAGTCAGATGATATTTGTTCTATCTGCCAAGCTGAGTTTCAGAAGCCTATTCTGCTTATCTGCCAG CACACATTTTGTGAAGAATGCATCTCTTTATGGTTTAATAGAGAAAAAACGTGTCCACTCTGCAAAACTGTTATTTCAGACCATGTTAACAAGTGGAAGGATGGAGCCACATCTATGCATCTACAGATTTTCTAA